The following are encoded in a window of Anopheles gambiae chromosome X, idAnoGambNW_F1_1, whole genome shotgun sequence genomic DNA:
- the LOC1271615 gene encoding vitamin K epoxide reductase complex subunit 1-like protein 1 produces the protein MSILAGNCKCTYTLALVGLSVCGFLLSLYTSYVELRAEHDHTYQAMCDISERISCTKVFTSRYGRGFGIVGPLLGDDSLLNVPNGFYGIFYYFLVAGLSFSNNLAVSRLTSYLILLSNGLSLYLAYLLYFVLQDMCVVCVTTYAVNLVSLILALQKIQALIREEQVMRALKVGKAK, from the exons ATGAGCATCCTGGCGGGCAACTGCAAATGCACGTACACGCTCGCGCTCGTCGGCCTGAGCGTGTGCGGCTTTCTGCTGTCGCTGTACACGTCCTACGTGGAGCTGCGGGCCGAGCACGACCATACCTACCAGGCCATGTGCGACATTAGCGAGCGCATCAGCTGCACCAAAGTGTTTACCTCCAG GTACGGGCGTGGCTTTGGCATTGTCGGGCCGTTGCTCGGCGACGACTCGCTGCTGAACGTGCCGAACGGGTTCTACGGCATCTTCTACTACTTCCTAGTGGCCGGCCTCAGCTTCAGCAACAATCTGGCCGTCTCGCGGCTGACCAGCTACCTCATACTGCTGTCCAACGGGCTGTCGCTCTACCTCGCCTACCTGCTCTACTTCGTGCTGCAGGACATGTGCGTCGTGTGCGTCACCACGTACGCGGTCAATCTGGTCAGCCTGATACTGGCGCTGCAGAAAATTCAGGCTCTGATCCGGGAGGAGCAGGTAATGCGCGCACTCAAGGTTGGCAAGGCAAAGTAG
- the LOC1271693 gene encoding solute carrier family 35 member E1 homolog produces MAQVLKRPIGTLVNGLRSVGGGGGGRTGGSAPLLPDGGGGYAGQGAAGAPDGTMRQTLTIVFLCILWYVVSSSNNVIGKMILSEFPYPMTVTMIQLTSITVYSGPFFNLWGVRKYVDISWRYYFSFIVPLALGKFLASVTSHISIWKVPVSYAHTVKATMPLFTVILSRVIMRERQTKAVYLSLVPIIVGVGIATLTELSFDVIGLVSALIATMGFSLQNIFSKKVLKETGVHHLRLLHILGRLALFMFLPVWIYVDMFNVMKHPSIVTGDYRVIALLFTDGVLNWLQNILAFSVLSLVTPLTYAVASASKRIFVIAISLFVLGNPVTWVNVLGMLVAILGVLCYNRAKYFARRQDTLLPYAYGAKEAAATGPPTGISNGTATAGRRYPYAPLHSNGGVPVPDNVLLAGNGTVASGMTATAHGAPTIPISASSSVNGPTSSNGRLLFV; encoded by the exons ATGGCGCAGGTGCTGAAGCGTCCGATCGGTACGCTCGTCAACGGGCTGCGTAGTGTCgggggcggcggtggtggccgcACCGGCGGCAGCGCACCGCTCCTGCCGGACGGTGGTGGCGGATACGCCGGACAGGGGGCGGCAGGCGCCCCCGACGGCACCATGCGCCAAACGCTCACGATCGTCTTTCTCTGCATCCTCTGGTACGTGGTGTCGAGCAGCAACAACGTGATCGGCAAGATGATACTGAGCGAGTTCCCCTACCCGATGACGGTTACGATGATACAGCTGACCAGCATCACCGTGTACAGCGGGCCGTTCTTCAACCTGTGGGGCGTCCGGAAGTACGTCGACATCTCCTGGCGCTACTACTTCAGCTTTATCGTGCCGCTGGCGCTGGGGAAATTTTTGGCCTCCGTCACCTCGCACATCTCCATCTGGAAGGTGCCGGTATCGTACGCCCACACCG TGAAAGCGACGATGCCACTGTTTACCGTGATACTGTCGCGCGTGATCATGCGCGAGCGGCAAACCAAAGCCGTCTACCTGTCGCTGGTGCCGATCATCGTCGGCGTCGGCATCGCCACGCTCACCGAGCTGTCGTTCGACGTGATCGGGCTGGTCAGTGCGCTGATCGCGACGATGGGCTTCTCGCTGCAGAACATCTTCTCCAAGAAGGTGCTGAAGGAGACGGGCGTGCACCATCTCCGCCTGCTGCACATACTCGGCCGGCTGGCCCTGTTCATGTTCCTGCCCGTCTGGATCTACGTCGACATGTTTAACGTGATGAAGCATCCCTCGATC GTAACGGGTGACTATCGCGTCATTGCGCTGCTCTTTACCGACGGCGTGCTGAACTGGCTGCAGAACATACTGGCGTTCAGCGTGCTGTCGCTGGTGACGCCGCTCACGTACGCGGTGGCGAGCGCCAGCAAGCGCATCTTCGTCATCGCCATCTCGCTGTTTGTGCTGGGCAATCCGGTCACGTGGGTGAACGTGCTCGGCATGCTGGTGGCGATACTGGGCGTGCTGTGCTACAACCGCGCCAAATACTTTGCCCGCCGGCAGGACACGCTCCTGCCGTACGCGTACGGCGCGAAGGAGGCGGCGGCGACCGGGCCGCCGACCGGTATCAGCAAcggcaccgccaccgccgggcGGCGCTACCCGTACGCACCGCTGCACAGCAACGGGGGCGTGCCGGTGCCGGACAATGTGCTGCTCGCCGGGAACGGCACCGTGGCCAGTGGGATGACAGCGACGGCCCACGGTGCACCGACCATCCCGATCAGCGCCTCCTCGAGCGTGAACGGGCCGACCAGCTCGAACGGCAGGCTGCTGTTTGTTTAG